Proteins from one Cellulosilyticum lentocellum DSM 5427 genomic window:
- a CDS encoding phytoene desaturase family protein — protein MKKSVLIIGSGIGGLSTALRLLSKGYDVKVYEKEKMIGGKTNQLVHPPFTFDLTASILMNREVYEEVFHDANLDYKDFIEFIKVDPTYRSFYPDGTFYDFTRDLVSLIKTLESISTEDAIGYMKFLSEVYERYIIANDHFLHQSFENAMDFFKPSSLINASKTKAFSTSHQLISEYIKDEKLQEFLSYQSLYVGISPYEGPSIYTLVPVISQLYGLWHLKGGMYSFIKALEKAIYSFGGVIETNFSVNEIIISNGKAIGIKSTKNETIFADIIISNADFPYTMDTLLKSDTHKGKYKTSKLVDLKYTCSTFIIYLGLKKKYPQLSVHNLYLNVDFKKNIDSAFTGHLPTNPSLYIYCPTRVDNSMIASDGECISIVARVPNLFFRNIAWNEKTIKFMRNNILSALKNISGLEDIEEDIIYENYLTPQNLKDSFNAYGGAAFGLSPTLTQTNYFRPHFMSSYVKNLYFVGSSVHPGPGVSIVLLSSKLVVQEILRNDS, from the coding sequence ATGAAAAAATCAGTATTAATTATAGGTTCAGGTATAGGTGGTTTATCTACAGCTCTAAGATTACTAAGCAAAGGATATGATGTGAAAGTCTACGAAAAAGAAAAAATGATAGGTGGTAAAACAAATCAATTAGTCCACCCCCCATTTACCTTTGATTTAACCGCTTCAATTTTAATGAACCGAGAAGTCTATGAAGAAGTTTTTCATGATGCTAACTTGGATTATAAAGATTTCATAGAATTTATAAAAGTTGATCCAACTTATCGCAGCTTTTATCCAGATGGAACTTTTTATGATTTTACTAGGGATCTAGTGTCATTAATAAAAACTCTAGAATCTATTTCAACAGAGGATGCTATTGGATATATGAAGTTTTTATCAGAGGTATATGAAAGGTATATCATTGCAAATGATCACTTTTTACATCAGTCTTTTGAAAATGCTATGGACTTCTTTAAACCCTCATCCTTAATAAATGCATCGAAAACAAAAGCATTCTCTACCTCTCATCAATTAATTTCAGAGTATATTAAGGATGAAAAACTACAAGAGTTCTTATCCTACCAGTCATTATATGTAGGGATATCTCCCTATGAAGGACCTAGTATCTATACATTAGTACCTGTAATATCTCAGTTATATGGTCTATGGCATTTAAAGGGTGGAATGTACTCCTTTATCAAAGCTTTAGAAAAGGCAATTTACAGCTTTGGAGGGGTAATCGAAACCAATTTCTCCGTAAATGAAATTATCATTTCTAATGGCAAAGCTATTGGAATAAAATCTACAAAAAATGAAACCATTTTCGCTGATATAATCATTAGCAACGCAGATTTTCCTTATACAATGGATACTCTTTTAAAAAGTGATACTCATAAAGGAAAATATAAAACTAGTAAATTAGTTGATTTAAAATACACCTGCTCCACCTTTATTATTTACTTAGGCTTAAAGAAAAAATATCCTCAGCTTTCAGTTCATAATCTTTACTTAAATGTTGACTTTAAAAAGAATATTGACTCAGCTTTTACAGGACATTTACCCACTAATCCTTCCCTCTATATCTATTGTCCTACTAGAGTAGATAATAGTATGATAGCAAGTGATGGTGAATGTATAAGTATAGTAGCACGAGTTCCAAATTTATTTTTTAGAAATATAGCATGGAATGAGAAAACAATAAAGTTTATGAGAAACAACATCCTATCTGCCCTAAAAAATATCTCAGGTTTAGAAGATATTGAGGAAGATATTATTTACGAAAACTACCTTACCCCTCAGAATCTAAAAGATAGTTTTAACGCCTATGGTGGTGCTGCTTTTGGCTTAAGCCCAACCCTAACACAAACCAATTACTTTAGACCTCACTTTATGTCAAGTTATGTGAAAAATCTCTATTTTGTTGGTAGTTCTGTTCATCCTGGTCCAGGTGTTTCTATTGTCTTGCTCTCAAGCAAGCTTGTAGTTCAAGAAATATTGAGAAACGATAGCTGA
- a CDS encoding HD domain-containing protein yields MRIEEQIECILKQCQSEKLNSIWRVTKEIIKDTKDHLKQITTQMSSFDIHDEEHSKKVINIIENLLGENIEKISFYELLLIYMSAYIHDAAMALPAWEDILIRAVEGTEEIYDNTLGFRVLNDFKPVHKFEEAIKIIQDNKDKLYGTYQNAKNYIFIENTENKLIEDLAMLLCDYERFRNGYVDELKKYKTDTTQYLNYSKMIRCEFIRSTHHIRIQQCIKGIKRKYVGIIDSFSIEKFIDDIGNICRGHGEQISYVLELNTRSKVTEEMQGNIQFVAMLLRLGDVIHFSADRAPMSLFAEKNITDETSLKHWKAKFQELRYDFYNRCNHTYVKFSAYCSLPSIYYFIQDYMDWIDDEISNYYTLKQKWDYNRLENIQCYNINIGDKVDRSEIAFDNSIFTPNNSMKFTLEQSKILELLMGIQLYKDKYLCLREIYQNSLDATKCMIAYNKTKGIKEETFIEFGIGEDYIDDSSRKYIYCLDHGTGMDEYIIENFLLHIGNSYYKSREFKKKNIEWCEGVKPTSQFGIGLLSGYMIADKIGITTRYHKSGSKLISFILEGVNEHCYYVTPSRVEDEKIGGHGTIIKLYLNSEIITKINNKYINKLPLLFMSNNDEFIRSYIEEDYYKNNLSYLLCTNIVIENKDIPIYIVDEHGDRRRILSGCNIFDYRDYPEIQKSDVVNLLSGYPRERDNMDFYNNIVEARDKIKDYIIEINTESLQIYSHLSLPNKGMNNSDLKIYSYSEFLGKNEARILVDGIIIYDRTLSKNDIKEILGRDIVENSILNFIGDKRPVLSVDRNSIISMPQVQDELNNIRQEYINEVVQCICKHVQDNGISIDSDEMNIILEIIVNKFPTLSGAIIKRLCNTKVSEAVIAKDVWQDIGIKIEDIIQGQELEIRNCDFRDYMDVSRQIILGKAIGAKMVSVRDNCLKLAGGEFIEFPVPRHSWRESNNSLTSLVICADEWSGIVSEYDIVSNIWPIVSKDLYKSLELDYEIQEIVEGRSKTISDSGNAIQAIAQFDPVLINPRVGIGIKKDTWKKSKCMVGEFDQIAGGFWLFELNNFGRMVREQNKDYVLYAYIAPRKLSNEEEIRVEELKEKDPEYVKGVYEGWSILFIGAIEKYVILPGIQTRGDMLKSVPKSYLEMKVGTTYYNTDGTKAFE; encoded by the coding sequence ATGAGAATTGAAGAACAAATAGAATGCATATTAAAGCAATGCCAATCAGAAAAATTGAATTCAATATGGAGAGTGACAAAGGAAATAATTAAAGATACAAAAGACCATTTAAAACAAATAACAACACAGATGAGTAGTTTTGATATACATGATGAAGAGCATAGTAAAAAGGTAATAAATATAATAGAAAACTTATTGGGAGAAAATATAGAGAAAATTTCTTTTTATGAATTATTATTAATCTATATGTCGGCCTATATACATGATGCAGCTATGGCATTACCTGCATGGGAGGATATATTAATAAGAGCAGTAGAGGGAACAGAAGAAATTTATGACAATACTCTGGGGTTTAGAGTGTTAAATGATTTTAAACCAGTACATAAGTTTGAAGAAGCTATAAAGATTATCCAAGATAATAAAGATAAGCTATATGGAACTTATCAAAATGCTAAAAACTATATTTTTATTGAGAATACAGAAAATAAATTAATAGAGGATTTAGCAATGTTACTTTGTGATTATGAAAGGTTTAGAAATGGATATGTGGATGAGTTAAAGAAATATAAAACTGATACCACTCAGTATCTAAATTATAGTAAGATGATTAGATGTGAATTTATTAGAAGTACACACCATATAAGGATACAACAATGTATAAAAGGAATAAAAAGAAAATACGTTGGTATTATAGATAGTTTTTCCATAGAAAAGTTTATAGATGATATAGGAAATATATGTAGAGGTCATGGTGAACAAATATCATATGTGTTGGAATTAAATACTAGAAGCAAAGTTACAGAAGAAATGCAAGGAAATATTCAATTTGTTGCTATGTTGTTAAGACTGGGGGATGTAATCCACTTTAGTGCAGATAGAGCACCTATGTCATTGTTTGCAGAAAAAAATATTACAGATGAAACTAGTTTAAAACATTGGAAAGCGAAATTTCAAGAATTGAGATATGATTTCTATAATCGTTGCAATCATACTTATGTCAAATTTTCAGCATATTGTTCTCTACCTAGTATATATTATTTTATTCAGGATTACATGGACTGGATTGATGATGAAATTAGTAATTATTATACACTTAAACAAAAATGGGATTATAATAGGTTGGAAAATATTCAATGTTATAATATTAATATTGGAGATAAAGTTGATAGAAGTGAAATAGCCTTTGATAACAGTATATTTACTCCAAACAATAGCATGAAGTTTACTCTAGAGCAGTCTAAAATACTAGAATTGTTAATGGGAATTCAATTGTATAAAGATAAATACTTGTGTTTAAGAGAGATATATCAAAATTCATTAGATGCAACCAAGTGTATGATCGCATATAACAAGACAAAAGGAATAAAGGAGGAAACTTTTATTGAATTTGGAATAGGCGAGGATTATATAGATGATAGTTCACGTAAGTATATTTATTGTTTAGACCATGGAACTGGGATGGATGAATATATTATAGAAAATTTTTTATTACACATAGGAAATTCATACTATAAATCTAGGGAGTTTAAGAAGAAAAATATTGAATGGTGTGAAGGAGTAAAGCCTACATCTCAATTTGGCATAGGTTTGTTATCAGGTTATATGATTGCAGATAAGATTGGGATAACTACTAGATATCATAAAAGTGGAAGTAAATTGATTAGTTTTATTTTAGAAGGTGTAAATGAACATTGCTATTATGTTACTCCAAGTAGGGTGGAAGATGAGAAAATTGGAGGGCATGGAACAATAATAAAGTTATATCTTAATTCGGAAATTATAACGAAGATTAATAATAAGTATATTAATAAATTGCCATTATTATTTATGTCAAATAATGATGAGTTTATCAGAAGTTATATAGAAGAGGATTACTATAAGAATAATCTGAGCTATTTACTTTGCACAAATATAGTGATTGAAAACAAAGATATTCCTATATATATTGTAGATGAACATGGGGACAGAAGAAGGATCTTGTCTGGATGTAATATATTTGATTATAGGGATTATCCAGAAATTCAAAAATCAGATGTAGTAAATCTTTTGAGTGGTTATCCTAGGGAACGTGATAATATGGATTTCTATAATAACATCGTAGAAGCAAGAGACAAAATTAAGGATTATATAATCGAAATTAATACAGAATCGTTACAAATATATTCACACCTATCGCTTCCAAATAAAGGGATGAATAATAGTGATTTAAAAATATATAGCTATTCTGAGTTCTTAGGGAAAAATGAAGCAAGGATACTAGTTGATGGGATTATTATTTATGATAGAACACTTTCGAAAAATGATATAAAAGAAATACTTGGAAGAGATATAGTGGAAAACAGTATTTTAAATTTTATTGGAGATAAAAGGCCAGTATTATCAGTTGATAGGAATAGTATTATATCTATGCCTCAAGTTCAAGATGAACTAAATAATATACGACAAGAGTATATTAATGAGGTTGTTCAGTGTATATGTAAACATGTACAAGATAATGGAATCAGTATCGATTCAGATGAGATGAATATTATTTTAGAAATAATAGTTAATAAGTTTCCAACACTTTCAGGAGCTATAATAAAGAGGTTATGTAACACTAAAGTTTCGGAGGCAGTAATTGCTAAGGATGTCTGGCAAGACATTGGAATTAAGATAGAAGATATAATTCAGGGGCAAGAGTTAGAGATTAGGAATTGTGATTTTAGAGATTATATGGACGTTAGTAGGCAGATTATTTTGGGAAAAGCAATAGGAGCAAAGATGGTTAGTGTACGAGATAATTGCCTTAAATTAGCAGGAGGTGAATTTATAGAATTTCCAGTTCCTAGGCATTCTTGGAGGGAGAGTAATAATTCGTTAACTTCGTTGGTAATATGTGCAGATGAATGGTCGGGTATAGTATCAGAGTATGATATAGTATCAAATATATGGCCAATTGTAAGTAAAGATTTGTATAAATCCTTAGAATTAGATTATGAAATACAAGAAATTGTTGAGGGACGTAGTAAAACAATAAGTGATAGTGGTAATGCTATTCAGGCTATAGCACAATTCGATCCGGTACTGATTAATCCTAGGGTAGGGATTGGAATAAAGAAGGATACCTGGAAAAAATCGAAGTGTATGGTGGGAGAATTTGATCAAATAGCTGGTGGGTTTTGGTTATTTGAATTAAATAATTTCGGAAGGATGGTACGTGAGCAAAATAAAGATTATGTATTATATGCGTATATTGCTCCAAGGAAATTAAGTAATGAAGAAGAGATCAGAGTGGAAGAACTTAAGGAGAAAGATCCTGAGTACGTTAAAGGGGTTTATGAAGGTTGGAGTATTTTATTTATAGGAGCAATAGAGAAGTATGTAATACTTCCAGGCATACAGACTAGGGGAGATATGCTTAAATCCGTTCCTAAGAGTTATCTGGAGATGAAAGTAGGCACTACATATTATAATACAGATGGTACAAAAGCATTCGAATAA
- a CDS encoding sensor histidine kinase encodes MKIRQFISEQKVTIAVQLIILLCVNAYLFLLSTETIQQEDILYLDMVLITFYLGGFYISYIKWKSSYEQLYHALEEGEDITREEIKGDDVSGEIMRYIVDTKELKFAKEQANNEERIKEMEEYLSKWVHEIKLPISALSMMVERIEDDEVGYDVKHEIERINLLVNNVLYGSRATAAVEDLFIREERLDEIVKTAIRQSAFFLIKNNIEVEMAYLNLEVYTDKKWLVYVIGQMISNAIKYAGINGKISFYGEEDAQYIILNIKDYGVGIAEEDQERIFSKGFTGKNGRNTTYKSTGMGLYFSKKILDKLGHDIEVESVEGKYTLFRIKFYKISDYIKVAKM; translated from the coding sequence ATGAAAATAAGACAGTTTATTTCTGAACAAAAAGTGACTATTGCCGTACAGCTCATCATTTTACTATGTGTGAATGCCTATTTATTTCTATTAAGTACAGAGACCATACAACAAGAGGATATACTTTATTTAGACATGGTGTTAATAACCTTTTATTTAGGTGGTTTTTATATAAGCTATATAAAGTGGAAATCCAGCTATGAACAGTTATATCATGCACTAGAAGAAGGGGAAGATATCACAAGAGAAGAGATTAAAGGGGATGATGTGTCTGGGGAAATTATGCGTTATATAGTAGATACAAAAGAACTAAAATTTGCTAAAGAACAAGCTAATAATGAAGAAAGAATCAAAGAGATGGAAGAATATCTCTCTAAATGGGTACATGAAATTAAGTTACCCATTAGTGCATTAAGTATGATGGTAGAGAGAATAGAAGATGATGAAGTAGGATATGATGTTAAACATGAAATAGAGAGAATCAACTTGTTAGTAAATAATGTGCTCTATGGTAGTAGAGCCACTGCAGCCGTAGAGGATTTATTTATTAGAGAGGAAAGGCTAGATGAAATCGTCAAAACTGCAATCAGGCAAAGTGCCTTTTTCTTAATCAAAAACAATATAGAGGTGGAAATGGCGTACTTAAATCTTGAAGTTTATACAGATAAAAAGTGGCTGGTCTATGTGATAGGGCAAATGATTAGTAATGCGATTAAATATGCGGGGATAAATGGGAAAATCAGTTTTTACGGTGAAGAAGACGCCCAATATATTATTTTAAATATCAAAGATTATGGGGTAGGTATTGCAGAGGAAGATCAAGAGCGCATTTTTAGTAAAGGTTTCACAGGTAAGAATGGAAGAAATACAACGTATAAATCTACAGGGATGGGACTTTATTTCTCTAAGAAAATTTTAGACAAGTTAGGTCATGACATAGAGGTAGAGTCTGTAGAAGGAAAGTATACTTTGTTTAGAATAAAGTTTTATAAGATATCAGATTATATTAAGGTTGCAAAAATGTAA
- a CDS encoding CapA family protein, whose amino-acid sequence MSLAAEKLKYRLLGVIKGDTYRYSQNVQGDFSNLQPGEFDWWKYKYYIKQIERAEKGSQIEDYFKKQDLTFSLPEAFEITGKFTLTAGGDLLSGDQLTPETTEHFWDEVEDFYFDGVDSIYANLETPIASSKPVQNAPRSVNSTPELNGTLGMFERYLHDGRGINFFSTANNHCLNQGESGLIETLELIDKKGCKQVGTARSIEEQRDIPIIEKQGVRVAYLAYTFTLNGDQVPEGKPYLVNHVKLNNPGEKLDLVKEHVQIAREKNADIVVACLHWSLEFESYPIQNIIDMGHRVLEECGVDIIIGNHAHVVQPIEKYSFIDPIQGVRKTGLIAYSLGNLVGDFNTLNALLGILIKIELTKGIHKEKEVTVISDLKVFPYYIFKQYEKGKYKEIKLLDFIKLINNIEKGQLPYVFTKKQFKEIAHLKRLFLRLIFTEQVFLKRKNLKLFYSNKEYIRRLPLNKVR is encoded by the coding sequence ATGTCGCTAGCAGCTGAAAAATTAAAATATCGCTTATTAGGAGTAATCAAAGGCGATACTTATAGATATTCCCAAAATGTGCAGGGGGATTTTAGTAATTTGCAGCCAGGGGAGTTTGATTGGTGGAAATATAAGTATTACATAAAGCAGATTGAAAGAGCAGAGAAAGGTAGTCAAATTGAGGATTATTTTAAAAAGCAAGACCTTACATTTTCATTACCAGAGGCATTTGAGATAACAGGGAAATTTACTTTAACAGCGGGTGGAGACTTACTTTCAGGAGACCAGTTAACACCAGAGACAACCGAGCATTTCTGGGATGAGGTAGAAGACTTTTACTTTGATGGAGTAGACAGCATTTACGCTAATTTGGAAACGCCTATAGCTTCTTCTAAACCAGTACAGAATGCACCAAGAAGTGTTAATAGTACGCCAGAGCTTAATGGAACACTAGGTATGTTTGAAAGATATTTACATGATGGAAGAGGGATTAATTTTTTCTCTACAGCTAATAATCACTGTTTAAATCAAGGAGAATCAGGGCTTATTGAAACCTTAGAATTGATTGATAAAAAAGGCTGTAAACAGGTTGGGACAGCTAGAAGTATAGAGGAACAAAGAGACATTCCCATCATAGAAAAGCAGGGGGTAAGGGTAGCATACTTAGCTTATACCTTTACCTTGAACGGTGATCAAGTGCCAGAGGGAAAGCCCTATTTAGTAAACCATGTCAAGCTGAATAACCCAGGAGAAAAGCTAGATTTAGTGAAGGAACATGTACAAATTGCTAGGGAAAAGAATGCTGACATTGTAGTTGCCTGTCTCCATTGGAGCTTAGAATTTGAATCCTACCCTATTCAAAACATCATCGATATGGGACACCGGGTATTAGAGGAATGCGGCGTAGATATTATTATAGGCAATCATGCTCATGTCGTGCAGCCTATTGAAAAGTATAGCTTCATAGATCCAATACAAGGCGTTAGAAAAACAGGGCTGATTGCTTATTCGTTAGGCAACCTGGTAGGAGATTTTAATACGTTGAATGCTTTACTTGGGATTCTAATAAAGATTGAATTGACTAAAGGAATCCATAAGGAAAAAGAAGTAACGGTTATAAGCGATTTAAAGGTATTTCCTTACTATATCTTTAAGCAATATGAAAAGGGAAAATATAAGGAAATTAAATTATTAGATTTCATTAAATTGATAAACAACATTGAAAAAGGGCAGCTTCCTTATGTGTTTACAAAGAAACAGTTCAAAGAAATTGCTCATTTAAAAAGACTATTTTTAAGGTTAATCTTTACAGAACAAGTATTTTTAAAGAGGAAAAATTTGAAGTTGTTTTATTCAAATAAAGAGTATATAAGAAGACTTCCACTTAACAAGGTGAGGTAA
- a CDS encoding ABC transporter ATP-binding protein, giving the protein MKEILKLSHLYKEYGIKGFKTQVLKDISLTVGEGEFIAIMGPSGSGKTTLLNLLSTIDKPTKGEILLDGKDITKLRNKELSQIRKDHIGFIFQDYSLLDNMNLMDNMALPLALGHKKSKEIEEKVVAIAETFGLKEHLNKYPYELSGGQKQRGAAARALITSPSVIFADEPTGALDSKSSSDLLACLKRVNEEKKATIIMVTHDALTASYAQKVYVLSDGEIKCQLNRGNERKEFYGRIIDLLATLGGAR; this is encoded by the coding sequence ATGAAGGAGATTTTAAAATTAAGCCATTTATATAAGGAATATGGTATAAAAGGATTTAAGACACAGGTACTAAAAGATATTTCTCTTACAGTAGGGGAGGGAGAGTTTATAGCGATTATGGGACCTTCTGGTTCAGGAAAAACGACCCTCTTAAATCTTTTGTCCACCATTGATAAACCCACAAAGGGAGAGATCTTATTAGATGGTAAGGATATAACAAAACTTAGAAATAAAGAGCTATCACAGATTAGAAAAGATCATATAGGATTTATCTTTCAGGATTATAGTCTTTTAGATAATATGAATTTGATGGATAATATGGCATTACCTCTTGCATTAGGGCATAAAAAGAGCAAGGAAATCGAAGAAAAGGTAGTTGCCATAGCAGAGACTTTTGGATTAAAGGAACATTTGAATAAGTATCCTTATGAGTTATCTGGAGGACAAAAGCAAAGAGGAGCAGCAGCGAGAGCACTTATTACAAGTCCGAGTGTTATATTTGCAGATGAGCCAACAGGAGCATTAGATTCAAAGTCTTCTTCTGATTTATTAGCATGTTTGAAGAGAGTTAATGAAGAGAAGAAAGCCACCATCATTATGGTTACCCATGATGCCCTTACTGCAAGTTATGCGCAAAAGGTATATGTATTAAGTGATGGTGAAATCAAGTGTCAATTAAATAGAGGTAATGAGCGAAAGGAATTTTATGGACGTATTATTGACCTATTAGCAACCTTAGGGGGTGCGAGATAA
- a CDS encoding response regulator transcription factor, whose protein sequence is MKDILLVEDNLEVAKEIKLSLEKWGMQVQLIEDFSNVLEEVVRKQPKLVLMDVNLPYYDGFYWCGRIREVSNLPILFLSSRDSNMDVIMGINNGGDDYITKPFDTQVLLSKINALLRRAYQYTDAGALLYYNDAVLDIDKCELRYKGNSLELTKNEIKILTLLIRNKGKVVSRDKIMMSLWNDDEFISDNTLTVNMTRLRSKMKEIGLEEVIKTKKGLGYMM, encoded by the coding sequence ATGAAAGATATTTTATTAGTAGAAGATAATTTAGAAGTAGCCAAGGAGATCAAATTAAGTTTAGAAAAGTGGGGTATGCAAGTACAACTTATAGAAGATTTTAGTAATGTTTTAGAAGAGGTCGTGAGGAAGCAGCCTAAACTTGTACTTATGGATGTGAATTTACCTTATTATGATGGCTTTTATTGGTGTGGGCGGATAAGAGAAGTATCTAATCTTCCTATTTTATTTTTATCTTCAAGGGACTCCAATATGGATGTTATTATGGGGATTAATAATGGAGGAGATGATTATATTACAAAGCCCTTTGACACTCAGGTATTACTAAGTAAAATAAATGCCTTATTAAGGAGAGCTTACCAATATACAGATGCAGGTGCATTATTGTATTATAACGATGCTGTATTAGATATAGATAAATGTGAACTTAGGTATAAGGGAAATAGTTTAGAGCTTACCAAGAATGAAATTAAAATATTAACACTGCTTATTCGTAATAAAGGAAAGGTAGTTTCTAGAGATAAAATCATGATGAGTTTATGGAATGATGACGAATTTATTAGTGATAATACGCTTACTGTTAATATGACAAGATTACGTAGTAAGATGAAAGAAATCGGACTAGAAGAAGTTATTAAAACTAAAAAAGGGTTGGGGTATATGATGTAA
- a CDS encoding FtsX-like permease family protein, whose amino-acid sequence MRVFAMAYNNFKNNMKTYTMFFISMVFSVIILSNFFILMRGDAIKTLGEYNANYTKMIAQMIIVILVIFIFFFIWYTSNIFLKNRKKEIGLYIFMGVDLKTIGSIYFIEMMLIGICACVIGISLGALFSKFFQMIIFGLAGFNVKVKLDITNGALIRTAIGFMVIFTIMSIKGFISIIRSKIIDLLNDSRKVERMPRVNILTYIIAALSLGAMLYGYYLVKLSTLNVFKTLLLVCIGTYGLFYAFIPVVFRMLINKKSILYKGENIIAINSLAYRIKKNYTTYATMSLLTACTISVLGTAVSMKNLYTMSYENDTLYTASFASKGAISTKEIAECFLEVGHKQYELDTTVLRVKSTLKEGERWQRSDYNVLSYEQFLGILRNNGNEDEIAKVNEKMVEGNKVIYIQRPGTLASLVPTTKVRIYDEPYEVSLGDIRFKTLGSLLNEVTLVVNDDVYNRLKTQGETLHFYGIKVDNEQQLLNKEVIEDVTQRINPYLDNDMEKQIGIYKIENVAWLRVVYAIGTFLFLVFVLAEASIIYTKIYSDAMEDKEKYQILMRIGGSKKDLERAISKEVALFYALPLVIGLIDSFFAIQVLGDFLSESLLGTFVISATICMGIFIVSYMVSVSSFKKVVKVR is encoded by the coding sequence ATGAGGGTATTTGCTATGGCATACAATAACTTCAAAAATAATATGAAAACCTATACCATGTTTTTTATATCCATGGTGTTTTCAGTCATCATACTCAGTAATTTCTTTATACTTATGCGTGGGGATGCCATAAAAACTTTAGGTGAATACAATGCCAATTATACGAAGATGATTGCTCAGATGATTATCGTTATTTTGGTGATATTTATATTCTTTTTTATTTGGTATACTTCAAATATTTTCCTCAAAAATAGGAAGAAGGAAATTGGACTCTATATTTTTATGGGGGTTGACCTAAAGACAATAGGTAGTATTTATTTTATAGAAATGATGCTTATTGGTATATGCGCATGTGTTATAGGAATTAGTCTAGGAGCATTGTTTTCTAAGTTCTTTCAAATGATTATTTTTGGACTAGCAGGTTTTAATGTCAAGGTTAAACTTGATATTACAAATGGAGCCCTCATTCGTACAGCTATTGGTTTTATGGTGATTTTTACAATCATGAGCATAAAGGGATTTATAAGTATTATACGAAGTAAAATCATTGACTTATTAAATGATAGCCGAAAAGTAGAACGTATGCCTAGAGTAAATATTTTAACCTATATCATAGCAGCACTATCATTAGGTGCCATGTTATATGGTTATTATTTGGTGAAGCTTTCAACCTTAAATGTGTTTAAGACGTTACTTCTTGTATGTATAGGAACATATGGGCTCTTTTACGCATTCATTCCAGTCGTATTTAGGATGCTTATTAATAAAAAATCAATTTTATATAAGGGTGAGAATATCATTGCAATTAATAGCCTCGCTTATCGTATAAAGAAAAATTATACCACTTATGCCACTATGAGTTTATTAACAGCGTGTACCATTTCTGTATTAGGAACAGCAGTTTCTATGAAAAATCTTTATACAATGTCTTATGAAAATGATACCCTTTATACGGCATCTTTTGCTTCTAAAGGGGCGATTTCTACTAAAGAAATAGCAGAGTGTTTTCTTGAAGTAGGTCATAAACAATATGAACTAGATACTACTGTACTTAGGGTAAAGTCCACTTTAAAAGAGGGAGAAAGGTGGCAACGAAGTGACTATAATGTTCTTTCTTATGAGCAGTTCTTAGGGATTTTAAGAAATAATGGAAATGAAGATGAAATAGCCAAGGTGAATGAAAAAATGGTGGAAGGCAATAAAGTCATTTATATTCAAAGACCAGGAACCTTAGCAAGCCTTGTGCCAACAACCAAGGTACGTATCTATGATGAACCTTATGAAGTAAGTCTAGGGGATATTCGATTTAAGACACTAGGCTCACTCTTAAATGAGGTCACACTTGTTGTAAATGATGATGTTTATAATAGATTAAAAACGCAAGGAGAAACCCTTCATTTTTATGGCATTAAAGTAGACAATGAGCAGCAGCTATTAAATAAAGAAGTAATAGAGGACGTTACCCAGCGGATTAACCCTTATTTGGATAACGATATGGAAAAGCAAATAGGGATTTATAAAATAGAAAATGTTGCATGGCTACGGGTAGTCTATGCCATTGGTACCTTTTTATTTTTAGTCTTTGTACTAGCAGAAGCAAGTATTATCTATACGAAGATATATAGTGATGCTATGGAAGATAAAGAGAAGTATCAGATTTTAATGCGTATAGGTGGTTCCAAAAAAGATTTAGAAAGAGCCATTAGTAAAGAAGTTGCTTTATTTTATGCATTACCATTAGTGATAGGCTTAATAGATAGCTTTTTTGCAATTCAAGTACTAGGAGACTTTCTATCGGAGAGTTTATTAGGAACATTTGTGATAAGTGCTACAATATGTATGGGTATATTTATAGTAAGTTATATGGTTTCGGTATCAAGCTTTAAAAAGGTAGTAAAAGTAAGATAA